From a single Sinorhizobium sp. RAC02 genomic region:
- a CDS encoding methyl-accepting chemotaxis protein has translation MRMTIKSKLVLAYSFLILMLCGTATYGILSLGTLNNTLDGILTGPSERLQLAMTIYSEQLQQIRQQKNLLLAANPDEAKDALDKSDAHRIGFGEALSAAEAKATEQGRAIWNQVRTLDAEYNKQEDRIRALAKMGNIPAALQISVTENRATVAEIDKLLEEIITLERGRLKEAGISSEEQYASTRMIMIAVAAAAFLVAVIAAVWISLTISRGLNRAVGAVRDVAEGDLTKTAVITNRDEIGDLLGHVNTMIDRLRGVVGDALSASDNVSSGSQELSASSETLSQGATEQASSAEEASASMEEMASNIKQNADNAAQTEKIARQSSKDAEASGQAVGRAVTAMRTIAEKISIVQEIARQTDLLALNAAVEAARAGEHGKGFAVVASEVRKLAERSQAAAAEISALSGETVSVATEAGEMLNRLVPDIRKTAELVSEISAACREQDIGASQINEAIQQLDKVTQQNAGASEEMSATSEELAAQAEELQASIAFFRVDNASRKEQPNHASKLRATAAKMAAPVTIKRPAASPAYRSAQTGAKATRGNGFALDMSMGGPDADDADFRESA, from the coding sequence ATGCGCATGACAATCAAATCGAAGCTGGTTCTGGCCTATAGCTTCCTCATCCTTATGCTTTGCGGCACGGCCACCTACGGTATCCTCAGCCTTGGGACGCTGAACAACACGCTCGACGGCATCCTGACCGGCCCGTCCGAACGCCTGCAACTGGCAATGACGATTTACAGCGAGCAACTCCAGCAAATCCGCCAGCAGAAGAACCTGCTGCTCGCCGCCAACCCCGATGAAGCCAAGGACGCGCTCGACAAGAGCGACGCCCATCGCATCGGCTTCGGCGAGGCCCTTTCGGCGGCCGAAGCCAAGGCGACGGAACAGGGCCGGGCTATCTGGAACCAGGTGCGCACGCTGGACGCCGAATACAACAAGCAGGAAGATCGCATCCGCGCGCTGGCCAAGATGGGCAACATCCCCGCCGCGCTGCAAATCTCGGTCACCGAAAACCGCGCCACTGTTGCCGAAATCGACAAGCTGCTCGAAGAGATCATCACGCTGGAGCGTGGCCGCCTGAAAGAGGCAGGTATCTCCTCCGAAGAACAATACGCTTCGACCCGCATGATCATGATTGCCGTTGCGGCCGCAGCCTTCCTGGTGGCCGTCATTGCAGCCGTGTGGATCTCGCTCACCATCAGCCGCGGTCTCAATCGCGCCGTCGGCGCCGTCCGTGACGTCGCGGAAGGCGATCTGACCAAGACGGCTGTCATAACCAACCGCGATGAGATCGGTGATCTGCTCGGCCACGTCAACACCATGATCGACCGCCTGCGCGGCGTCGTCGGCGACGCGCTTTCGGCCTCCGACAACGTTTCCTCCGGCAGCCAGGAACTGTCGGCAAGCTCGGAAACGCTTTCGCAGGGTGCCACCGAACAGGCGTCGTCCGCCGAAGAGGCCTCCGCCTCGATGGAAGAAATGGCCTCCAACATCAAGCAGAACGCCGACAACGCCGCCCAGACCGAAAAGATCGCCCGCCAGTCTTCCAAGGACGCGGAAGCATCCGGCCAGGCCGTCGGCCGCGCCGTCACGGCGATGCGCACGATCGCGGAGAAGATTTCCATCGTGCAGGAAATCGCCCGCCAGACCGACCTGCTCGCCTTGAACGCCGCCGTGGAAGCGGCCCGTGCCGGCGAACATGGCAAGGGTTTTGCCGTCGTCGCCTCGGAGGTGCGCAAGCTCGCCGAGCGCAGTCAGGCAGCGGCCGCTGAAATCAGCGCGCTCTCCGGCGAGACGGTTTCCGTCGCGACCGAAGCCGGCGAGATGCTGAACCGGCTGGTGCCGGATATCCGCAAGACCGCCGAGCTGGTTTCCGAAATCTCCGCGGCCTGCCGCGAGCAGGATATCGGCGCTTCGCAGATCAACGAGGCGATCCAGCAGCTCGACAAGGTAACCCAGCAGAATGCCGGCGCCTCCGAAGAGATGTCCGCCACGTCGGAAGAACTGGCCGCCCAGGCGGAAGAGCTTCAGGCCTCCATCGCCTTCTTCCGCGTCGACAACGCCTCGCGCAAGGAACAACCGAACCACGCCAGCAAGCTGCGGGCAACGGCGGCGAAGATGGCTGCACCCGTTACCATCAAGCGTCCGGCCGCTTCCCCGGCCTACCGCTCCGCACAGACAGGCGCCAAGGCAACGCGCGGCAATGGCTTCGCCCTCGACATGTCGATGGGCGGCCCCGACGCCGACGACGCGGATTTCCGCGAAAGCGCCTGA
- a CDS encoding chemotaxis protein CheW yields MNQALKKVDVTNWNENDELEVLTFDIAGETFAIEAVMVREILDLLPETPVPGARPFVASILNFRGRVIPLADIRIAFGMEATTVTNDSRIIVIELELDGEPVLIGVRTDKVNEVTTLSKTASEPPPSVGMRWRADYIDCLVKRDSDFIIVPNMHAIFTFRHEH; encoded by the coding sequence ATGAACCAGGCTCTGAAAAAAGTTGACGTCACCAACTGGAACGAAAACGACGAACTGGAGGTCCTTACCTTCGATATCGCCGGGGAAACCTTCGCCATCGAGGCGGTGATGGTGCGGGAAATCCTCGACCTTCTGCCTGAAACGCCTGTGCCGGGGGCTCGTCCCTTCGTCGCAAGCATCCTGAATTTCCGGGGACGCGTCATTCCGCTTGCCGACATCCGCATTGCGTTCGGCATGGAAGCGACAACGGTTACCAATGACAGCCGCATCATCGTCATCGAACTCGAACTGGACGGCGAGCCCGTGCTGATCGGCGTGCGGACCGACAAGGTCAACGAGGTGACGACCTTGAGCAAGACAGCCAGCGAACCGCCGCCAAGCGTCGGAATGCGCTGGCGGGCGGACTACATCGACTGCCTGGTCAAGCGCGACAGTGACTTTATCATCGTGCCCAACATGCACGCGATTTTCACGTTCCGGCACGAGCACTGA